In a genomic window of Streptococcus oralis:
- a CDS encoding helix-turn-helix domain-containing protein, whose product MLETFGKIFKVIRESKKMSLKEVAAGDISVAQLSRFERGVNGITLDSFYCCLKNMAVSLEEFQYVYHNYIDSDDVLFSKKVADAYQENNVVKLQNILSSSEALTEQFPEKKNYKLNTIIVRALLSSCCSDFQISKKDIEFLTDHLFSVEEWGRYELWLFTNSVDLMTLETLETFASEMINRTQFYNNLPENRRRIIKMLLNVISVCIEGNHLLVAMRFLNYLDHSKIPETDLYDRTLIKYHRALYAYKVGNTNALSDIEQCLSFFEFLDSFGVAQKLKEQFERICLS is encoded by the coding sequence ATGTTGGAAACTTTCGGAAAAATATTCAAAGTCATTAGAGAATCAAAAAAAATGTCCCTGAAAGAGGTAGCTGCTGGTGATATTTCCGTGGCTCAGCTATCCCGTTTTGAACGGGGAGTCAATGGGATCACACTTGATTCTTTTTATTGCTGTTTAAAAAATATGGCCGTTTCCCTAGAGGAGTTTCAGTATGTTTACCATAATTACATTGATTCAGATGATGTGCTGTTCTCAAAAAAAGTAGCTGATGCATATCAGGAAAACAATGTTGTCAAGCTCCAAAATATTTTGTCTAGCTCAGAAGCTTTGACCGAACAGTTTCCTGAGAAGAAGAACTATAAACTCAATACGATCATTGTCAGAGCCCTTCTGTCTTCCTGTTGCTCAGATTTTCAGATTAGCAAGAAGGATATAGAATTTCTGACGGATCATCTCTTTTCTGTTGAGGAGTGGGGACGTTATGAACTCTGGCTTTTTACAAACAGTGTTGATTTGATGACCTTGGAAACGTTGGAAACCTTCGCTAGTGAGATGATCAATCGTACCCAGTTTTATAACAACCTACCTGAAAATCGCCGCCGTATTATCAAGATGCTACTTAATGTCATTAGCGTCTGTATAGAAGGAAACCATCTGCTAGTTGCTATGAGGTTTCTCAATTATCTCGACCACTCTAAAATCCCTGAAACCGATCTATATGATCGAACGCTGATTAAGTATCATAGGGCTCTGTATGCCTACAAGGTCGGGAATACTAATGCTCTCAGTGACATCGAGCAATGCCTATCTTTTTTTGAATTTTTAGATTCCTTTGGTGTTGCCCAAAAGCTTAAAGAACAGTTTGAAAGAATCTGCCTTTCATAG
- a CDS encoding DJ-1 family glyoxalase III — translation MAKVAVVLAQGFEEIEALTVVDVLRRANISCDMVGFEEQVTGSHGIQVKADRTFDGDLSDYDLVVLPGGMPGSAHLRDNPALISEIKAFDQAGKKIAAICAAPIALHQAGILKDKHFTCYDGVQEQITDGIYQKQTVVVDGNLTTSRGPSTALAFAYELVEQLGGDAESLRDGMLYRDVFGNKQ, via the coding sequence ATGGCAAAAGTAGCAGTTGTTTTAGCCCAGGGTTTTGAAGAAATCGAAGCCTTGACAGTAGTCGATGTCTTGCGTCGAGCAAACATTTCTTGTGATATGGTAGGATTTGAAGAGCAGGTGACAGGGTCGCATGGCATTCAGGTAAAAGCCGACCGTACCTTTGATGGTGATTTGTCTGACTATGACTTGGTAGTTCTTCCAGGTGGCATGCCAGGATCAGCTCACCTACGGGATAATCCAGCCCTCATTTCTGAGATTAAAGCCTTTGACCAAGCTGGAAAGAAAATTGCTGCCATCTGTGCAGCCCCAATCGCCCTCCATCAAGCAGGTATCTTGAAAGACAAGCACTTTACTTGTTATGACGGAGTTCAGGAGCAAATTACTGACGGAATTTATCAAAAGCAAACAGTGGTTGTGGATGGCAATCTAACAACCAGCCGAGGACCGTCAACTGCCCTTGCCTTTGCCTATGAGTTGGTAGAGCAATTGGGAGGAGATGCCGAAAGTTTACGAGACGGCATGCTCTATCGGGATGTCTTTGGAAACAAACAGTAA
- a CDS encoding FtsW/RodA/SpoVE family cell cycle protein: MKRSFDSRVDYSLLLPVFCLLVIGVVAIYIAVSHDYPNNVLPILGQQIAWIALGLVIGFVVMFFNTEFLWKVTPYLYGLGLALMVLPLVFYNPNLVASTGAKNWVSIGGTTLFQPSEFMKISYILMLARAIVRFTQKHKEWRRTIPLDFLLIGWMIAFTIPVLILLALQSDLGTALVFVAIFSGMVLLSGVSWKIIIPVFATGVTAVAGFMAIFISKDGRAFLHQIGMPTYQINRILAWLNPFDFAQTTTYQQAQGQIAIGSGGLFGQGFNVSNLLIPVRESDMIFTVIAEDFGFIGSVFVVALYLLLIYRMLKITLRSNNQFYTYISTGFIMMLLFHIFENIGAVTGLLPLTGIPLPFISQGGSAIISNLIGVGLLLSMSYQTNLAEEKSGKVPFKRKKVVLKQIK; encoded by the coding sequence ATGAAACGTTCCTTCGACTCTCGAGTCGATTATAGCCTCCTCCTACCAGTGTTTTGTTTACTGGTGATTGGAGTAGTGGCCATTTATATAGCAGTTAGTCATGACTATCCAAATAATGTATTACCAATTCTAGGTCAGCAAATCGCTTGGATTGCCTTGGGCCTTGTCATTGGTTTTGTGGTCATGTTCTTTAATACCGAGTTTTTATGGAAGGTGACTCCCTATCTTTATGGTCTAGGGCTAGCTTTGATGGTCCTACCTCTTGTTTTCTACAATCCAAATCTTGTAGCGTCAACAGGTGCCAAGAACTGGGTATCGATTGGTGGAACGACACTTTTTCAGCCATCGGAGTTCATGAAGATTTCCTATATCTTGATGTTGGCTCGAGCCATTGTAAGATTCACTCAAAAACACAAGGAATGGCGACGAACTATTCCCTTGGATTTCCTATTGATTGGTTGGATGATTGCCTTTACCATACCAGTCTTGATCCTCTTAGCCCTACAAAGTGACTTGGGGACTGCCTTGGTCTTTGTAGCTATTTTTTCCGGTATGGTTCTCCTTTCAGGTGTTTCGTGGAAGATTATCATTCCGGTTTTTGCGACAGGGGTGACTGCTGTTGCAGGCTTCATGGCCATCTTTATAAGCAAGGATGGACGTGCCTTCTTGCATCAGATTGGGATGCCAACTTACCAGATCAACCGCATCTTGGCTTGGCTCAATCCCTTTGACTTTGCACAAACAACAACATATCAACAGGCGCAGGGACAAATTGCGATTGGAAGTGGTGGCTTGTTTGGACAAGGTTTCAATGTGTCCAATCTCCTCATTCCAGTACGTGAGAGTGATATGATTTTCACCGTAATTGCAGAAGACTTTGGCTTTATTGGTTCAGTCTTTGTGGTTGCTTTATACTTGCTTCTCATCTACCGTATGTTGAAGATTACGCTCAGGTCAAATAACCAGTTCTACACCTATATTTCGACTGGTTTTATCATGATGCTGCTCTTCCATATCTTTGAAAATATCGGTGCCGTGACAGGCTTACTTCCTTTGACAGGGATTCCTCTACCATTTATTTCTCAAGGGGGCTCCGCAATTATTAGTAACCTCATCGGTGTTGGTCTCCTCTTATCTATGAGTTACCAGACCAACCTAGCGGAGGAGAAAAGTGGAAAAGTTCCATTCAAACGAAAAAAAGTCGTCCTAAAACAAATCAAATAA